GTTTCAACTGGCAGACAAGAACCGGATGAAACTGCCGTTTACCTCTGTGGAAGAAATGCGGGCGGCCTTTAATTTCAGCGACCTGCAGTCGTTTCTGGACCTGTATTATGCTTCGGTGAGTGTCGTCTGCAGTGAGGAAGATTTTTATGAACTCACGCTGACTTACCTGAAAAAAGCCGCTTCTCAGAATGTGAAACATGCGGAAATCTTCTTCGATCCCCAGACCCATACGGCCCGGGATATCCCGATGGGAACGATCGTCCATGGAATTTCGGCGGCTTTGAAAGACGGGCAGAGTCAACTTGGAATCTCATCCAAGCTGATCCTGAGCTTCCTCAGACACCTTTCTGCAGAATCAGCGATGGAGACGCTAGAGCAGGCAGCGCCTTTCCGCGATCATTTTATCGGCGTTGGGCTGGACTCTTCGGAACTGGGACACCCCCCTTCCCAATTTGTGAAGGTCTTTGACGCGGCACGCCAGCAAGGGTATCACGTGGTCTGTCACGCCGGGGAGGAAGGTCCACCCGAATATATTACCGAAGCACTGGACCTGCTGCACGCGGAACGCATCGACCATGGTGTGCGCTGCATGGAAGACCCCGAACTGGTCAAACGGCTGGCCGCCGAACAGATTCCGCTGACGGTCTGCCCGCTCTCCAACGTGCGACTGCGTGTCTTTAAGACGATGAAAGAACACACTCTGAAACAGATGATGGACGCAGGCTTGTTGGTGACCGTTAATTCAGACGATCCCCCCTACTTCGGCGGCTATGTGAATGAAAACTTCGCTGCGATTCAGGACGCCTTCGATCTGTCACAAAACGATCTGATCAAACTCGCCCGGAATTCGTTCGAAGCCTCATTCCTGACCGACAAGGAAAAGCAGACTCTGATCGCCGAACTGCCGACCACTTCGGTCTGATCGATTCTTACTTGAGTGTATCCAGCACCTGATTCAGGTACTGCTTCACCTGGGGATCGACTTTTTCGTACCCTTTTTCAGAGCGGGGTTGTCCCAGCGCGTGCCGCATGGCGTTGTGCATCAGGTAGCGGCCGGTATCGGTTTTCATGTGAATTGCATCGCGGTAAATATCGGTAATTTCATCGAAAGGCGCTTTGTTGTTTTTGATATCCGTATTCACCTGGTCCAGCAGATCGATGGCATGGGTCTGTTTGAATTTCCGCTCAGGATATTTTTTCTGCAAAGCAGCCAGCAACGCCTTCATATAAGTGGGGCTGTGCTGCATTTTCCCGGTGACCACTTTGCTGGCATATTCTTCAGCACGGGTCTTACTTCGTGCCCAGCCTGTATGAATGATAAAGATTGCATTGGGCTGCATATCCACCCATTTGGAAATCGTGGCGAGATCTTCGTCCAGCGTTGCACCGTAGTGTGTCTGCACGGAGATCAGATCGTACTGTTTTTCCTTGAGTGCCTGTGGCCAGAGTGTGGACGTTTTCACACAAGGCATCTCCGGGTGTGCCATGATGTAAGGCAGACTCTTGCCACAATCAACGTGCCACTGCACATCTCCCTCCAGTAATGAAGGAACCGTATCCCAGGTCAGCGAATTCCCGATCAGGTAATAACTTTTGGCGTTCTCTTCCGCCTGGAGCACCGAACTGGTTAAGACAAAACAGAGCGTGCTGAGACAGACTGCAAACACGGAAAGCGACTTGAGCATCAGATCTGTTCCTTCGTCTAGCGAGAAGTAATACGCAGAATGAGCATTTCCTGAGAAAACATACCCCCGGCAGGGTTCGAACCTGCGACCTATGCTTTAGGAAAGCATTGCTCTATCCAACTGAGCTACGGGGGCTGAAGTGTGACCTAATATAGTAGCAGTTCAGTGCTTTCGTCAAACGTCTGCTCTGCCGGAATTGAGAGTGACACCAAAAAGAGAGGTCGGGTGCGCCTGCAGCGTTCATTTCATGGGTTCGGCTTTGACATACAACTCTTGGGGGGCAGTTTCGTAATACTTGAACATCGCCGGGCAGATCCAGCCTTCCATGTCGGAATCGGAGAAGCGGTAGTAGTTACCCCCTCCATCGCCGCGGAGCCAGACCAGCTTCTTCTGATACTGGGGAAACGGATTGGCCGAAAACAGCAGACGGAAGCCTTTGTCGGCATCCGGAATGTCTTTGACGATCACATCGATCATTTCCGGGACGCCCGCCACGAATGGTTCCTGTACCAGGCCGGCAGAACTGTCGTCGAAGACCCAGGTTCCCTGATGTCGATAGGGGGCGATGACCATGATTGCGTTTTGTCGGGGTAGACCAGAAGCAAATGGGGGCAGTTTGAGTTGCCACGCGAAACCGCCCGCAATCAGAATCAGGATCAGGGCCAGCAGGCTGAGTCGTGCCCAGTTCGTGCGCGGTAACTTCGTTCCTTGTGGTACAGGTTCCTCAGACATGGGTTGCTCCTTTGATCGGATTTATCAGTTACCCGTTTCTATCAGTTTAACCGATTGTCCGTCGATTGCGAAAAAATTGTCTCTCGGTCATCTGATTGCCGACATTAATTAAAGAATGATATCTTAATTTGAGGTGGATCAGAAAACGTGGCGAAACGTAAGTCAATCGAACCAATCAATGTGAATCAGTGGATCGCGGCCTTTTGCGGGATGATACTGGGGCTGTTACTGGAAGCGATTATCGGCGGCTATTCCTGGATGGAAACCGGACCGATGATCCGGTTTCAAAGTGGTGTCCGCCTACCTGTTATCGGACCTCTCCTGGGCGGGATACTGGCCTATCTGTTTGCGTTGCGTTTCGGCGAGGTCAAAATCCGGGGTGTGTTGAAGCATTCGATTGTCGGAGCAATCGTCGGCCTGCTGATCGGCTATTTTCTGGGTGCCTGCGTCCTGGCCCCCATGCTGGCACAACAGGATCCGTATTACAGCTTCCTCAGAAGTAAGGTCACCGCCGGCTATACACGGTTTTTCATCTTGAACGGCATGCCTGTGTGTGCGATCATAGGATGTATGCTTGGTATGATTTACAGTGTGAAACTCAAACGACGGTAATGAAATGGCCCGTATCCTGAATCGTGCTCGTCTTATTATTTACAGGGCCATTTTTTATTGCGGGATTACTGCTTTACTCCTGCTGGTTGGATATGTCCTCAGCATCGGTCCCGTCTACGCTTTCATGTTTCACCATCCTGATGTTGTTCCGATTGAAACGAAATGGCAAATCATTTCTTTCTACTCTCCCCTCTATGTCCCCTGTGGTCAGGATTGGGTCAGTTCAATCACTGTCAGATATATCGGGTTTTGTCATTCACCCACATTTTATTTCTAAACCCGACAAAGTGTTCTGGAGCATGCTGCTTCAGTATTCATCCTGACTTCGATCACCAGTTGTATTCAAACCCCACGCCGGTCACCCCTGACCAGGAAATCGGATAGACGCTCCAGTGACGATCCGGATTTTGTGTCGCATCGACGGCGTTGGTGGCGATCCACGCCATCCACCAGCCGAGAAATACCTGTGAGGGGTAATGCCGATTGTCATTGATGCGGGAGAGAGGCACCAGCGTGGAACCGGCGTAGAACGCCAGTTTGAGTAAAGGTTTATCGGTCACTTTGGCGGCATCCAGAAACGGAATGGCTCCCATGAAGCTGTGGCCGCTGACACCGTTATTGTCCTGGAAGGGCTTCCACTTTGCATTCGCAGTGGTTTCCCCCGGACGCGAGGCACCGGTGGCTAACTGCATGGCCAGCATCGGGGGTGTGCCGACAATGATCGCGCGAATCGAGCGTTCCCCCCATTCCCCGGTCCGATTCACAAGCGGGATTGTTTCAAACATGGCCCCTGCCACCCAGGCTGCAGCAAACAGCGGAATAGTATAACGGCCATTGCCCAATTCTTTCTGCGCATGCAATCCGTGCAGCCATTCATCGGATGAGGCACTGAGTACACTGGATTGGCTGTGATTCTGTATGCCGCCATCCAATGAGGTATTCGCCATAATCGCGCCGATGCCGAACCCGCCTGCCAGCCAGGTCAATGACTCTTTCGAGTAATAATTGGCATGGTCGCTTTTGACTTGACTCCACAGCGTCAGCCGCTCACTTTCCATTTCGGTTTCGAAACTGGGATTCACGCAGCCGAACTCACCCAGAGGTTCTTCCGACAGAAAACCGGTCACAACTACAGATGCCGGCAATCCATCAGGTAAGGCTTCATCAGCCTGTACATATTCAGTCAATACTTCGCGGGGTGGATTAAGCCAGTCTGAACCCATAGGGTCGTCTCCCCTCAGTACAGCCAGTCCCAATTCTTCCTCTACTGCAGCAGAAGCCTGATCACTCTTGTGCTGAATGCCTGGTTTAGCATCACGCGATGTCGCTGGTGAAAGTTGGGGTGTTGATCTTAACCATTTCCCTCTGGAGGAAGTGTTTGTCGAAATACAGCCCGTTAACTGAACCAGCGCAAGCAGGCACACGGACAGCAGAAAGATGCGTCCGAAGCCCCGACTGCGTGCGCAGTTTGTCTGTAATATCAACGTCTGAGTTTGTTTCATCGAGTGATTTAAGAAGGGAGAAAAACTGAGATGTGAGTTGCTGAACTGAGCATAATGAGCTGAAGAAGGGGGAGGCGAGGAAAGGAATATCTGCCATGATGCAGGTAAAGGTGCGAGTGAAACAGAGCTGCTGTAGCGCTCAACAACACTCAGGAGTCAGCGTTTCACTCAGCACCAGAAATTCAATTGAGGTGTTTTAAATGCTTTGATCTTTCTGCTGGCTGTTTTGTGGATCGGGATACCAGCGGTCGGAATAATAAAGTTCAAAGGCGGCCTGGAAAAATGCCACGGCATTGTGCAGCATCTCCTGATCGGGATTTTTCTGTTGATTGAGTTGATGCGTGGCGCGATCCAGTTGAAAGCCTGCTGATGACTTCCCAAACCCCAGCACGACCATGCGATTTTGTGAATCGAGTAATGCGACATCATGATTATGCTGCATGATGGCCCGGCCCCGCCTGGGATCAGTCTGCAGGACATCGTAACCAAAGAAGACCGAGCGATAATCACTGCCCAGCCGCCCCATGATGGTCGGTGCGATATCCAGCGAACAGGCGAGGGTGCTGCAGCGTGTCCCCGCGGCTGTCCTACCAGGTTGAATCAGCAATACCGGTACACGGTAGGAACTCATGGGAAACAGCTGGCTGCCGGTAACACGGGCGCCGTGGTCACCCATGACGACAAAAATCGTATTTTGATAGAAATCATGGGACTGTGCTTCGCGGAAGAAATAACCGAGTGCCCAGTCTGCATATTTCACGGCATTGGCGCGAGTCTGCTCACATTCAGGAATGCGACCTTCAGGGTAAGTATAAGGGCGATGATTGGAGACCGTGAGAATCGTGGCAAAAAACGGTCGTCCGGACTTTTGTAAACCGTCCAGTTCTGTCAATGCCTTGTGAAACAGGTCCTCATCGCTGACTCCCCAGGCATTCGCAAAGATCGGGTCATGAAAATCTGCCTGTTCGATAAAATGGTTGAAGCCATTGGCCTTCATGAAAGAACGTACGCCATCAAACAGCCCGCGTCCGCCTGTCATAAACAGTCTTTCATAACCTCGACCTGCGAGCACATTTGCCAGCGTAAAGACATGCTCCGAGTGATCTCGCTTGAGGATCGACTCGGTAGGAATGGGAGGCATGGAAGTCATCACCGCTTCCAGAGCCCGCGCGGTCCGGTTTCCCGTTGCATAAAAATTATCAAACAGCAGTCCCTGCTTCGTCAATTTATCGAAGTGGGGAGTCAATCCGCGCTTGTCACCCAGCACCCCGATGAAGTCAGACCCCAGGCTCTCCTCTAGAATCAAAACCACATTATAATCGTGTTCAGGTTGCCCTGTATGGACCACCCGGTCAACGGGATTATTCGAGGACTGTTTCAAGTCATCCCCGTCACCGACAATCTGCCGTCTTAATCTCTGTTTGACTTCCGCATCAGCAATGGTCATATAATTTTTGTTGAAGTCAAAACGACAGGTCCAGGCGTAATACACAAAGCTATATAAACCATTCCAGGAGCATTCATTGGCAACGCGATCACGAGAGACCTGACGGCTCTCGGCACTGGTAGATGACCAGAGGATGGCAATGGCAGTCAGGCAAGTGAAGAAGATTCCATAACGTTTCTGCCAGGGCATGGCTGTCGCAACCTGTGCATGGAAATTTTTTCGCAACAGATACCAGCAGTTGCCTCCACAGAGTCCCACAACCGCCAGCAGCTCGATCAACGGGTAGGATTCCCAGATGTTGCAACAGACTTCCGTGGGATAAACAATGTATTCAAAGGCAATGTAATTCAGTCGAGACTGAAATTCATCAAAGAAAACATATTCTGCAATGCAGAGAAACGGAAGAAACAGAAACGCGATGATCCAGGTCAGATCCAGCAGTAGACGGCTCATCCGACCTTGCAAGCTGTGTTCTGACAGGAATGTGATGTGAATTAACTGGGGGATCACAAAACAGAGCGCCACCAGCACATCATACTGAAAACCGACAAAAAACAGCTGCAGTTCCTGCCAGATCGAGACCTTGTCCAGACTGGTATAGCTTATCACCATCACTGTCCGCAGTAAGAGCAGATAGGCAAGCGTGATGGCAAAGATCGTTGCCAGCACGGAATAACGTCCCGACCAGTTCTGACACGAAATAAAGATACTTCGTAACGCTGTTCGCAGACCAGGATCGGTTCCGGCTCCCTGTACTGAGTCCGTCTGTTTCGCTGTATTCGTTCCTGACAGATTTAAGGCTGTCTCTGCAGGTAGCAGTATTTTAGACATAAAATGAATCTCCTTATTCTTAAAAATCTCATCCTTCATTTTTTCAGCCGCTGCTCCGAAGTTTTTAGTAATTCGCGTTAAAAAATTTTTACGGGTATGTACAACTCTGCTGCCTCAAGAATTCGGCCTGTTTTAAAGTCCGAAATTTCTAGTAGAAGCAGCGAAAATTTTTATCATTCCTGACGGGTAGGCTGTGGTATTTTTGAGCGATCGGTCAAGGTTTCCCGAGCTCCTAACAGTTCGTGTAATTCCGTATGACGACTGTAGACTTCAAAATCGTTTGCTGAAAATCCAAAGTCATGCAGTGCGCCGGCTGTCCAGGTAGGCCAGGGAGACCAGTTGGCACGCGGAGAAGCAAGCACATCAACGGGCAGCCAGATCATCCCAATCAAAGCGGCACTCAACACGAGACTGCAACATGCCTTCAGACCGGAAATTTCAAAAGGCCGAGTCATTTGATGATTTCTGGCTATCTGGGTTAACCGGCGGGCACGATGGGCGACGATGCTTTTCCCGCGACCGAATGCCAGTGGTGTTGGAGACTCATCCTGCTGCGCGGCCCCGTACTCAATAATAGTCAATAAGGTCCGCAGATACTGCGCAATTTCCTGAGGCGAATCGATGGCGGCTTCGTCGCAGGCAAATTCACGCGTGAGCGACGATTCCTGAGAGGCCCACCAGACCATCGGATGGAACCAGAAAATGGTTTCCACCAGACGCTGCAGGAATAACTGTAGTGGATGCCCCGTTTTCAGATGTTCCAGTTCATGACGCAGGATAAAATTGATTTTCTGCGATTCAAATTCCAACAGGTATTCCGGTACCACGATATAAGGGCGATGAAACTGAGAACAGAATGGCGTTTTCAGGCGGTCGCTGGATAACAGTTTGACCTGGGATTTAATATTACTACTGGCATTCCCGTTCAAAACATCAAGATTCTCCGCAAAAGCGTACTGGTGTGGATCAACACTCCGGCAGGTTTTGAGAAACTGGTTCACCTGAAATGCCCGGTACATGAAAACCAGTAGTGACAGTGTTGCTCCTGTCAGCCAGATAAAAAACAGAACGCGTCCTGCCTGCATTTCAAGATTGACGATCGTAGAAGCATTCTGAGAGTCGATCGAAGCCCAGGGCTGAAAGAATCGTGGATGGGGAAACAGCACCGCAACAACGATCAACATCAGCAGGACAACATAACAGACTGTCCAAAGACGACACTGCAGGCGTTCGCTGCTAACCAGCTTCCCCAGCCAGTGGGCGATAATGATCACAACTGACACTTGCACCGAAAGAGAGACCGCCAGTTCCAGAAACTGCGTGGACGTCATGCTTCCTTCTCCAGAGATTCGATGGCTTGTTTCAATTCTTCGATGTCTGATTGTGACATTGAATCTCCTTCGACCAGGCTGAGCACGAACGACTTGACGGAACCGCCAAACAGACGCTGCGTCAGATCGGCGGCCATACTGTTGCTGATCTGTTCCCGGGAAACAGCAGGTTCGTAAACATAGGCTCTCCCCTGTTTCTTTTTACGGAGCACGTCGCGCTGTTCATCCAGGATTTTCAGGGTAGTCATCACAGTCGTATACGCCAGGGGACGTTTCAGTGAATCCACGACATCCTGAACCGTTGCGCGGCCTTTTCGCCAGACAACATCCATCACTTCCAGTTCGCATTTGGTGAGATGAAGTTTGGGCATCACACATTTCCTTTCTTTCGATTGGACTTCAAACAAGTCATCATATTAGAAGTCAATCATAGCATTGGCGGTAATACGCTTCTTATATGAGCTTTTTTATTGCGCAACTCTGCGCGAAAGTTGCTGGTAGGTATTTGTATCGAGTGACTCTGAGAGCAGGCTGACGTGCCCGTCTCCCCAGAGGAAGTTGACGCCGCCGGGGTGACGGCTGGAAAATTCACATTCATCACAGAGTTTGCAGTTCGGGCTTGTCATGGCACTGCCAACCAGGCGGCAGGCGGCATCCTCGCCGAGAGAATCTACTCCCAGCCAGGTAGAGGGAACCAGAGCCATCGTTCTCTCGCCGACAATAATCGTGTGGGTTAACCCCCGTTGCAGATGATGGAATGAAACCGGCACTGATTCACAAAAGGTCCCGTCTCCAGCGGGAGCAGGAATACTGTCATCGGCTTCCAGGGTCCCGAACACGCCGACATAACTGGCTGTAGGCAGCTTGAGAATCGGAGTATGCGCAACAGACAATGCATGTTCTTCGTATAACATGAACGTCGGATCAATAATATCGGACGGACACAGAAAATTGGCGATCACCGTTTCGCGGGCAGTCGTATTGGAAAAATGTGAGAGTACCTGATTGCGATCGACCTGTTCGTACATCGCCCGTTGTTCCAGGTAAGGAAGTAACGGAACAGACCAGCCATACGCCGAATGCTTCGTTCCTTCCCATTGCCAGCCGGCAGGCAGACAACGGTAACTGTCATGATAAGAGTGCAACGCCAGACCGATTTGTTTCAGTTGATTTTTGCATTGCAGTTGCCGGGCTGCTTCGCGGGCTGAGTTGACCGCTGGCAGAATCAGGCTGACCAGAGTCGTAATAATTCCAAAGGTGACCAGTAATTCGAGAACCGTAAACCCTGTGCGGCTGCCTGTCTTATGTCTGCGTGTGCGCACACAGAGCAGCAATTCCCTGCCTTGCCTGCGGAGGGACTGATGTAGCACACAGTTCCTCAAGCCTATCGGTCCCTGATACATGAGTCAAAATCCTTTTCTGTCGAGCGATTTCACTCGGAAGACGCTTTTTACTAATTATTTAGTTTTTTGTCAAGTACTGATTTTCAGACTGTTAATTTGACAACAGTTTCCAGGTCCTGAAGATTTCGAAAATCGGGAACAATACATCGTCAAACCAATCGCTTTTATGAAATCCCCCCTGACTCAGAATATTGAAAATCCAGGGCTGATTCTCTTCCGTGGAAATTGTGAAGCCATTTTCAAACAAGTATTCATTGATCGCTCATGATGTATTAACAATTGATCGGTAGAGTACCCGCAACACACAGGAAAGGGACTTAGTTCCCTGTTCCTGATTAAGGTCAGTCAAGACCCACACCGGCATTACCCCGCCTGCGAAAACTGAAACGCTCACTTACATTTTATTTTTTTCACATTCAGGAGAACGGAAAATGAAGACGTTACGTCTATTTTCTCCGAAGACTACCGGTACGTCCCCACGTCCCTCACACAATCGAAACGGATTTACTTTAATTGAGCTGCTGGTCGTGATTGCGATTATTGCAATTCTGATCGCGCTACTGCTGCCTGCTGTTCAACAGGCCCGCGAAGCAGCCCGCCGCACCCAGTGCAAGAACAATCTCAAGCAGATTGGCCTGGCTTTTCACAACTTCCACGACGTTCATGATCAACTTCCCAATGGTGCCCGCGACGGCGCAGGCACTTCGTTTGCCTGCTGTAACGCGACTGAACGGGAAGGCTGGAGCTGGCTCTATCATATTCTGCCTTACATGGAACAATCCAACGTGTATGACCTGGGTACCGATGACGATCCGGGGGCCACGTATCACCTCGTTGGTCGCAAAGGAATTAAAGCCTACTACTGTCCTTCACGCCGCGGTCCAAAATCTTACAGCGGCTACTATCGCAGTGATTATGCCGGCAACGGTGGTCAGCGTTCAGGGGGAATTACCAGTTCCGTCAGTACGGGAAAACGGGGCGTTGTTGTCCAGACCACCACACGCCAAATTCGCATCAACGATATTCAGGATGGTGCTTCCAATACAATCATGGTCGCAGAGAAAGCATTGCACCCGGATCGCCATGGTGCAGATGGCGGTGATAATGAACCCTGGAATAACGCGGGCTGGGATGAATGTGTCATCCGCCACGGAGCCGGGATCACCAGTGCCGGCGTTGAATATGGCCTGACTCCCCTGCCCGATGTGAAGGCGCCCACCAACACCGTCGCTGTGGTTGACAAAGGGGGCGTCAGCTGGACCAACTGGCATCCCTTCTTCGGTTCCGCCATGATGGTGGGATGAATGCCTGCCTGGCTGATGGTTCCGTGAGATTGATCAGCTACAACATTGACCAGGAGGTCATGCGTCGGGTTAGCCTGACTGACGACCGTGAACCACTCGAGAATTTTTAAGCAAGCTGAATGGCCTGCTCTCTTTTGAAATCGTGAGCACGCAGGGCATCTGCCGTCTTCCCCCCGGAGACGAATGATGCCCTGCTGTTAACGAAGATTATCCCGACGCGCTGATTACAATATAAATCCTATTAATCGTTAAAGAGGTTTACCTGTGAAACTGCTGTCTTGTATTTTGATATTAACTGTATGCTGTCTGCTCTCTGCCTGTGGGGGTAGTGAAGATGAATTGGATTCCGGCGAGATCACTCCCGATGTGAAAGCGCAGATGGAGAAAGAAAAACAGGAAGTGTTCGAATCGGAATCAGCGCATCGTGAGCAGATGCAACAGGAGGCGAAAGGGAAATAAGCAGATCCTGGACCGTACTCACGCGTCGTTTATACTGTTTTCACAGTATTCGATGAATTGAAGTATCGTCCAGTCTCCCTCCCAGGCAAGAGAAATTGATTCGCCGGGTACATGGAGATTCCATTTTTTTGAATTTCCAGTCTCACGATCAATGGAGTTAAATCGTCGAACGGTCCCCAGAACAGGGGGCCGAACGGGTCTTGCGGATGCAGGGGAGGTGGAGCTTCAAGCGGCTTTTCCAGGCCGATTGCTTCTGAAATGATGAGCGCGATCTGTTGCTTTTCAGGTGTATTGAACCAGTTATTTTTCATTACCCAGTTATCAATCTGCCCGCGTGCTTCGAGCTGATCCACAATCTCTTTCTCAACAATTGCTAATTCCTGCGATTCATGACTACTTTTGTGAAACCTTGCTAGCAGCCCAGCCAATATCCATCCAACCAAAGGAATGTGTTTGAATCTGTTCTCCCAGCACCCTGGTGGAGGAGGTGGCGACACAACAGGTGGCCAGACCTGAGTTAATTTGACTGGAGGGTAATCTGATCCGATCAGCATGATTAAGAATTCAGTTCCATTAATTTTATTTCCTCATTGCATCCACATAGCGGTCCATAATCAGATCGCAGTCCAGTGCCTGCAGACGAGGCAGTGAGAGCTGGTAGAGTTGTTCGGCTTCTTCATTTTCTTCAAGTTCTGCCAGGGTGACCGCCAGGTAGGCACGGTTCAAATCGACAATCTGCTGTAGCAGCGCCTGACTGGTAGCGAGGGGAACCAGTTGGGTTTCGCATTGACGAAACAGGGCTTCTGCCGCCCGGTAATTGCGAAAATTCAGTTCGAGCACGCCTTTGAAATACTTAAGTAACAAGGCCACCAGATCATTCAGATGCATCTCTTCCGCTTCCGCAATCAACTCGGCCGCCAGGGGACTGTCCCGGTTGGTTTTCGTCAGGGCATACGCGTAATCAATGATGACCGTCGGGTTATCGGGAGCTTCCTCATAAGCCAGGCGCATGCATTCTATGACGTTGTCATAATCTCCGGTCACCTCATACAGTTCCGACAGGCGTCCCAGATACATCCAGTGGGGCACATCTTCTGATTCTTCGTAGGGTTCCATCAGATCCAGTGCTTCATCGAATCGATCCAGCGCCGCCAGCGCGACGGCGGCACGCGCCGCGAGTTCGAAGTCGGGAATTTTGCCGCGCAGACGATGAACCTGATCTAGAACTTCTTCCCAGTTTCCCCAGGAAAACGCGTGCATCAGTCTGTCATATTTGCGACCGAGCGAATAATAGGCATTCCAGAAACAGATGGGAATCGGCAGCAGAAGAAACCCGAGCATGATATAATCAGACTCATCCGGCCCGGAAACCTGATCCCAGCGATAGACGGCAATTCCCAGTAGTACAGGAATCACCCAGCGCAACTGCCAGTAACTTTTCCGCAGATAAAACAGGAACAGCTGAAAGTTGGTCAGGTACTGCAGCTTGACCATATCAGCGGCCGTCAGATTTTCTTCCACTTGCGGTTGCGGACCGAACAGATCGGTGGTGACAGCGTAAGCATCGTCACTATGCAGAACAATTTCCGTCAGCCCCTGCTCTTCAAACTCGCGAACGGCGTTCTGAGAATTATCCGCCTCGACCCGCCGCGTTTCCCGCTTGCCGTTTTCATTGGTTCCACTGATTAAAAACACCGGCATGGCA
The sequence above is a segment of the Gimesia algae genome. Coding sequences within it:
- a CDS encoding adenosine deaminase, which encodes MDEFIARLPKAELHLHIEGTLEPELAFQLADKNRMKLPFTSVEEMRAAFNFSDLQSFLDLYYASVSVVCSEEDFYELTLTYLKKAASQNVKHAEIFFDPQTHTARDIPMGTIVHGISAALKDGQSQLGISSKLILSFLRHLSAESAMETLEQAAPFRDHFIGVGLDSSELGHPPSQFVKVFDAARQQGYHVVCHAGEEGPPEYITEALDLLHAERIDHGVRCMEDPELVKRLAAEQIPLTVCPLSNVRLRVFKTMKEHTLKQMMDAGLLVTVNSDDPPYFGGYVNENFAAIQDAFDLSQNDLIKLARNSFEASFLTDKEKQTLIAELPTTSV
- a CDS encoding DUF6717 family protein, with product MSEEPVPQGTKLPRTNWARLSLLALILILIAGGFAWQLKLPPFASGLPRQNAIMVIAPYRHQGTWVFDDSSAGLVQEPFVAGVPEMIDVIVKDIPDADKGFRLLFSANPFPQYQKKLVWLRGDGGGNYYRFSDSDMEGWICPAMFKYYETAPQELYVKAEPMK
- a CDS encoding phosphatase PAP2 family protein, whose amino-acid sequence is MKQTQTLILQTNCARSRGFGRIFLLSVCLLALVQLTGCISTNTSSRGKWLRSTPQLSPATSRDAKPGIQHKSDQASAAVEEELGLAVLRGDDPMGSDWLNPPREVLTEYVQADEALPDGLPASVVVTGFLSEEPLGEFGCVNPSFETEMESERLTLWSQVKSDHANYYSKESLTWLAGGFGIGAIMANTSLDGGIQNHSQSSVLSASSDEWLHGLHAQKELGNGRYTIPLFAAAWVAGAMFETIPLVNRTGEWGERSIRAIIVGTPPMLAMQLATGASRPGETTANAKWKPFQDNNGVSGHSFMGAIPFLDAAKVTDKPLLKLAFYAGSTLVPLSRINDNRHYPSQVFLGWWMAWIATNAVDATQNPDRHWSVYPISWSGVTGVGFEYNW
- a CDS encoding LTA synthase family protein, which produces MSKILLPAETALNLSGTNTAKQTDSVQGAGTDPGLRTALRSIFISCQNWSGRYSVLATIFAITLAYLLLLRTVMVISYTSLDKVSIWQELQLFFVGFQYDVLVALCFVIPQLIHITFLSEHSLQGRMSRLLLDLTWIIAFLFLPFLCIAEYVFFDEFQSRLNYIAFEYIVYPTEVCCNIWESYPLIELLAVVGLCGGNCWYLLRKNFHAQVATAMPWQKRYGIFFTCLTAIAILWSSTSAESRQVSRDRVANECSWNGLYSFVYYAWTCRFDFNKNYMTIADAEVKQRLRRQIVGDGDDLKQSSNNPVDRVVHTGQPEHDYNVVLILEESLGSDFIGVLGDKRGLTPHFDKLTKQGLLFDNFYATGNRTARALEAVMTSMPPIPTESILKRDHSEHVFTLANVLAGRGYERLFMTGGRGLFDGVRSFMKANGFNHFIEQADFHDPIFANAWGVSDEDLFHKALTELDGLQKSGRPFFATILTVSNHRPYTYPEGRIPECEQTRANAVKYADWALGYFFREAQSHDFYQNTIFVVMGDHGARVTGSQLFPMSSYRVPVLLIQPGRTAAGTRCSTLACSLDIAPTIMGRLGSDYRSVFFGYDVLQTDPRRGRAIMQHNHDVALLDSQNRMVVLGFGKSSAGFQLDRATHQLNQQKNPDQEMLHNAVAFFQAAFELYYSDRWYPDPQNSQQKDQSI
- a CDS encoding M56 family metallopeptidase, which gives rise to MTSTQFLELAVSLSVQVSVVIIIAHWLGKLVSSERLQCRLWTVCYVVLLMLIVVAVLFPHPRFFQPWASIDSQNASTIVNLEMQAGRVLFFIWLTGATLSLLVFMYRAFQVNQFLKTCRSVDPHQYAFAENLDVLNGNASSNIKSQVKLLSSDRLKTPFCSQFHRPYIVVPEYLLEFESQKINFILRHELEHLKTGHPLQLFLQRLVETIFWFHPMVWWASQESSLTREFACDEAAIDSPQEIAQYLRTLLTIIEYGAAQQDESPTPLAFGRGKSIVAHRARRLTQIARNHQMTRPFEISGLKACCSLVLSAALIGMIWLPVDVLASPRANWSPWPTWTAGALHDFGFSANDFEVYSRHTELHELLGARETLTDRSKIPQPTRQE
- a CDS encoding BlaI/MecI/CopY family transcriptional regulator, giving the protein MPKLHLTKCELEVMDVVWRKGRATVQDVVDSLKRPLAYTTVMTTLKILDEQRDVLRKKKQGRAYVYEPAVSREQISNSMAADLTQRLFGGSVKSFVLSLVEGDSMSQSDIEELKQAIESLEKEA
- a CDS encoding DUF1559 domain-containing protein; this translates as MLHQSLRRQGRELLLCVRTRRHKTGSRTGFTVLELLVTFGIITTLVSLILPAVNSAREAARQLQCKNQLKQIGLALHSYHDSYRCLPAGWQWEGTKHSAYGWSVPLLPYLEQRAMYEQVDRNQVLSHFSNTTARETVIANFLCPSDIIDPTFMLYEEHALSVAHTPILKLPTASYVGVFGTLEADDSIPAPAGDGTFCESVPVSFHHLQRGLTHTIIVGERTMALVPSTWLGVDSLGEDAACRLVGSAMTSPNCKLCDECEFSSRHPGGVNFLWGDGHVSLLSESLDTNTYQQLSRRVAQ